One window of Clarias gariepinus isolate MV-2021 ecotype Netherlands chromosome 21, CGAR_prim_01v2, whole genome shotgun sequence genomic DNA carries:
- the ncaph gene encoding condensin complex subunit 2 isoform X1, giving the protein MSVVSTPTSRPRQWSSPALGHKTALSATSTPLLGSIQSNDDEQERRQRRRSRVIDLHAGADSSINEAFGSTGTPAAVPKLSSAQISEHYSTCIKLSTENKITTKNAFGLHLIDYMADILKEKDSELNFKVAAGTLDASTKIYAVRVDAVHADAYRVLGGLGSETKPKDDQEAGVDGETEDGSASEQAATKQAPKKRPPKKTVEQNLSNINLSESEMKCEVDPMFQRMAASFDENSTAGVFLSVLFSEDSRCELRFPSHMTLLHSRPPSSPTPVQHTPASPFTVSLKTLEEKMPICPSLEDFSFTQWTPDQTTSLNQLLEKMKQGEHAFDVNADIEPDADEAPDFADHFDADGDDDGPGDCADPFDERKDACSKRSPEKIRGVIPIGQGDITTMCLQLSDKPREYSYFSPRTMATWVGPGYWLFKPTHKQDHKPEKETKKRAPKNPLVIDFSEDVHFHNYFRTTRAATTISKSALNTSNKKTTLPADFQYPLSNLSQLSLKPASTLITKDKKRISGELAEDIGEYDYNNANDTANFCPRLQLEDSDDDVEGFPGSDDSQPMSDRLDGDGVSTYGEDCLVPEPYKVNIIEINYAKTAKKMDMKRLKSSMWSLLTDSPEKPATEVEKSSEIPGEKSFSQSTRTLLQKLPGTMASNLSVPLAFVALLHLANEKNLELHKVDDMSDIIIKQGH; this is encoded by the exons ATGAGTGTAGTGAGCACACCGACTTCCCGGCCACGGCAGTGGTCCTCTCCGGCGCTAGGACACAAGACGGCCCTGTCTGCCACCAGCACGCCGCTTCTCGGTTCCATCCAGAGCAACGATGATGAACAGGAGCGACGGCAGAGGCGCAGGTCGAGAGTCATAGATCTTCACGCAGGAGCCGATTCCTCCATCAACGAAGCCTTCGG CAGCACAGGAACTCCGGCTGCCGTGCCCAAGCTGTCATCTGCGCAGATCTCAGAGCATTACTCGACCTGTATCAAACTCTCAACGGAAAAC AAAATCACAACGAAGAACGCGTTTGGCCTGCACCTCATCGATTATATGGCAGATATCCTCAAGGAGAAAGACTCCGAGCTCAACTTTAAG gtggcCGCAGGAACGCTGGACGCCAGCACCAAGATCTACGCAGTGAGGGTGGACGCGGTCCATGCCGACGCCTACAGAGTCCTGGGCGGCCTGGGCTCCGAGACCAAACCGAAGGatg ACCAGGAGGCAGGAGTGGACGGGGAGACGGAAGACGGCAGTGCGAGTGAGCAGGCAGCCACAAAGCAAGCGCCGAAGAAGCGGCCTCCGAAGAAGACGGTGGAGCAGAACCTGAGCAACATCAACCTCTCAGAGTCAGAGATGAAGTGTGAG GTGGACCCCATGTTCCAGCGCATGGCTGCGTCTTTCGACGAGAACAGTACGGCTGGGGTCTTCCTGTCCGTGCTGTTCAGCGAGGACAGCCGCTGCGAGCTCCGGTTTCCGTCCCACATGACCCTGCTGCACTCCAGACCACCCAGCTCGCCCACACCTGTACAGCACACACCTGCCTCGCCCTTTACAG TCAGTTTAAAGACTCTGGAGGAAAAGATGCCCATCTGCCCATCACTAGAAGATTTCTCCTTCACCCAGTGGACGCCTGAccag ACGACCAGTCTGAACCAGCTGTTGGAGAAAATGAAGCAGGGCGAGCATGCGTTCGATGTCAACGCTGACATCGAGCCGGATGCAGATGAGGCGCCGGACTTCGCGGACCATTTTGATGCAGACGGAGACGACGACGGACCGGGAGACTGCGCGGACCCCTTCGACGAGCGCAAGGACGCCTGCTCTAAGAGGAGCCCCGAGAAAATCCG AGGGGTGATACCGATCGGACAGGGGGACATCACCACCATGTGCCTGCAGCTGTCGGACAAACCCAGAGAGTATTCGTACTTCAGCCCTCGCACCATGGCGACCTGGGTCGGCCCGGGATACTGGCTCTTCAAACCCACGCACAAAC AGGATCACAAGCCGGAGAAGGAAACTAAAAAGCGAGCGCCGAAAAACCCCCTGGTGATCGACTTCAGCGAGGACGTCCACTTTCACAACTACTTCCGAACCACCAGA GCGGCGACCACCATTAGTAAATCTGCCCTGAACACCAGCAACAAGAAAACCACTCTGCCTGCAGATTTCCAGTATCCCCTCAGCAACTTGTCTCAGCTCAGCCTCAAACCTGCCAGCACG CTGATTACAAAAGACAAGAAGAGGATATCGGGTGAGCTCGCTGAGGACATCGGAGAGTACGACTATAACAACGCCAATGACACTGCTAACTTCTGCCCACGGCTGCAG CTCGAGGACAGCGACGATGATGTCGAAGGCTTCCCAGGATCGGATGACTCTCAGCCCATGTCGGACAGGCTGGATGGCGACGGTGTCTCCACGTACGGAGAAGACTGCCTGGTGCCCGAGCCATATAAA gTCAACATCATCGAGATTAATTACGCCAAGACGGCCAAGAAGATGGACATGAAGCGCCTGAAGAGCAGCATGTGGAGCCTCCTGACGGACAGCCCCGAAAAACCAGCCACG GAGGTTGAGAAGTCCTCCGAAATCCCGGGAGAGAAATCCTTCAGCCAGTCCACCAGAACGCTCTTACAGAA GTTGCCTGGCACTATGGCCAGTAACCTGTCTGTGCCCTTGGCCTTTGTCGCTCTCCTTCATCTGGCCAACGAGAAG AACCTGGAGCTTCACAAAGTGGACGACATGTCGGACATCATCATCAAGCAGGGACATTAA
- the ncaph gene encoding condensin complex subunit 2 isoform X2: MSVVSTPTSRPRQWSSPALGHKTALSATSTPLLGSIQSNDDEQERRQRRRSRVIDLHAGADSSINEAFGTGTPAAVPKLSSAQISEHYSTCIKLSTENKITTKNAFGLHLIDYMADILKEKDSELNFKVAAGTLDASTKIYAVRVDAVHADAYRVLGGLGSETKPKDDQEAGVDGETEDGSASEQAATKQAPKKRPPKKTVEQNLSNINLSESEMKCEVDPMFQRMAASFDENSTAGVFLSVLFSEDSRCELRFPSHMTLLHSRPPSSPTPVQHTPASPFTVSLKTLEEKMPICPSLEDFSFTQWTPDQTTSLNQLLEKMKQGEHAFDVNADIEPDADEAPDFADHFDADGDDDGPGDCADPFDERKDACSKRSPEKIRGVIPIGQGDITTMCLQLSDKPREYSYFSPRTMATWVGPGYWLFKPTHKQDHKPEKETKKRAPKNPLVIDFSEDVHFHNYFRTTRAATTISKSALNTSNKKTTLPADFQYPLSNLSQLSLKPASTLITKDKKRISGELAEDIGEYDYNNANDTANFCPRLQLEDSDDDVEGFPGSDDSQPMSDRLDGDGVSTYGEDCLVPEPYKVNIIEINYAKTAKKMDMKRLKSSMWSLLTDSPEKPATEVEKSSEIPGEKSFSQSTRTLLQKLPGTMASNLSVPLAFVALLHLANEKNLELHKVDDMSDIIIKQGH; the protein is encoded by the exons ATGAGTGTAGTGAGCACACCGACTTCCCGGCCACGGCAGTGGTCCTCTCCGGCGCTAGGACACAAGACGGCCCTGTCTGCCACCAGCACGCCGCTTCTCGGTTCCATCCAGAGCAACGATGATGAACAGGAGCGACGGCAGAGGCGCAGGTCGAGAGTCATAGATCTTCACGCAGGAGCCGATTCCTCCATCAACGAAGCCTTCGG CACAGGAACTCCGGCTGCCGTGCCCAAGCTGTCATCTGCGCAGATCTCAGAGCATTACTCGACCTGTATCAAACTCTCAACGGAAAAC AAAATCACAACGAAGAACGCGTTTGGCCTGCACCTCATCGATTATATGGCAGATATCCTCAAGGAGAAAGACTCCGAGCTCAACTTTAAG gtggcCGCAGGAACGCTGGACGCCAGCACCAAGATCTACGCAGTGAGGGTGGACGCGGTCCATGCCGACGCCTACAGAGTCCTGGGCGGCCTGGGCTCCGAGACCAAACCGAAGGatg ACCAGGAGGCAGGAGTGGACGGGGAGACGGAAGACGGCAGTGCGAGTGAGCAGGCAGCCACAAAGCAAGCGCCGAAGAAGCGGCCTCCGAAGAAGACGGTGGAGCAGAACCTGAGCAACATCAACCTCTCAGAGTCAGAGATGAAGTGTGAG GTGGACCCCATGTTCCAGCGCATGGCTGCGTCTTTCGACGAGAACAGTACGGCTGGGGTCTTCCTGTCCGTGCTGTTCAGCGAGGACAGCCGCTGCGAGCTCCGGTTTCCGTCCCACATGACCCTGCTGCACTCCAGACCACCCAGCTCGCCCACACCTGTACAGCACACACCTGCCTCGCCCTTTACAG TCAGTTTAAAGACTCTGGAGGAAAAGATGCCCATCTGCCCATCACTAGAAGATTTCTCCTTCACCCAGTGGACGCCTGAccag ACGACCAGTCTGAACCAGCTGTTGGAGAAAATGAAGCAGGGCGAGCATGCGTTCGATGTCAACGCTGACATCGAGCCGGATGCAGATGAGGCGCCGGACTTCGCGGACCATTTTGATGCAGACGGAGACGACGACGGACCGGGAGACTGCGCGGACCCCTTCGACGAGCGCAAGGACGCCTGCTCTAAGAGGAGCCCCGAGAAAATCCG AGGGGTGATACCGATCGGACAGGGGGACATCACCACCATGTGCCTGCAGCTGTCGGACAAACCCAGAGAGTATTCGTACTTCAGCCCTCGCACCATGGCGACCTGGGTCGGCCCGGGATACTGGCTCTTCAAACCCACGCACAAAC AGGATCACAAGCCGGAGAAGGAAACTAAAAAGCGAGCGCCGAAAAACCCCCTGGTGATCGACTTCAGCGAGGACGTCCACTTTCACAACTACTTCCGAACCACCAGA GCGGCGACCACCATTAGTAAATCTGCCCTGAACACCAGCAACAAGAAAACCACTCTGCCTGCAGATTTCCAGTATCCCCTCAGCAACTTGTCTCAGCTCAGCCTCAAACCTGCCAGCACG CTGATTACAAAAGACAAGAAGAGGATATCGGGTGAGCTCGCTGAGGACATCGGAGAGTACGACTATAACAACGCCAATGACACTGCTAACTTCTGCCCACGGCTGCAG CTCGAGGACAGCGACGATGATGTCGAAGGCTTCCCAGGATCGGATGACTCTCAGCCCATGTCGGACAGGCTGGATGGCGACGGTGTCTCCACGTACGGAGAAGACTGCCTGGTGCCCGAGCCATATAAA gTCAACATCATCGAGATTAATTACGCCAAGACGGCCAAGAAGATGGACATGAAGCGCCTGAAGAGCAGCATGTGGAGCCTCCTGACGGACAGCCCCGAAAAACCAGCCACG GAGGTTGAGAAGTCCTCCGAAATCCCGGGAGAGAAATCCTTCAGCCAGTCCACCAGAACGCTCTTACAGAA GTTGCCTGGCACTATGGCCAGTAACCTGTCTGTGCCCTTGGCCTTTGTCGCTCTCCTTCATCTGGCCAACGAGAAG AACCTGGAGCTTCACAAAGTGGACGACATGTCGGACATCATCATCAAGCAGGGACATTAA